From Xanthomonas sp. 10-10:
GAGAAGGCGATCGATTACGTGGAAGACGGCATGATCGTCGGTGTCGGCACCGGGTCGACGGTGGCCTACTTCATCGATGCGCTGGGTCGCATCGGCCATCGCATCAAGGGGGCGGTGTCCAGTTCCGAACAGAGCACCGCACGCCTGCGCCAGCACGGCATCGAGGTACTGGATCTCAACCACACCGGCAACCTGTCGCTGTACGTGGACGGCGCCGACGAGTGCGACCCGAACCGCTGCCTGATCAAGGGCGGCGGTGCAGCGTTGACGCGCGAGAAGATCATTGCCGAAGCCAGCGAGCGCTTCATCTGCATCGTGGACCCGAGCAAGCAGGTACCGGTGCTGGGCAAGTTTCCGCTGCCGGTGGAAGTGATTCCGATGGCGCGCAGCCTGGTCGCCCGCCAGATCCTGGCGCTGACCGGCGGCCAGCCGGTGTGGCGCGATGGCGTGGTCACCGACAACGGCAACGTGGTGCTGGATGTGCACAACCTGCAGATCACCGACCCGGTGGCGCTGGAGCGCAGCTTGAACCAGATCCCCGGCGTGGTCTGCGTTGGTTTGTTCGCGCGCCGCCCGGCCGATGTGGTGATCGTCGGCGGCGAACCGCCGCGCGTGCTCTGACTCGACTCACCGCTGCCAGCTAGAGGCGCGGGGCATTCTGCGGCATGAATGCCGCAGACACGTGGATTGGGGCATGTCCCGTGCCGCTCGGCGGCAAGGGACAGCCGCCAGGCCGCAGATCAGTCATCTACTCGGCCTGGACGCCTGCGCAAGACGCGCGCGCAGCGATGCACCGGCTTGACGCGCGCCGGTGCATGACAGAAGGTGCGCCATCCCTCGCCCCGCCGGTATGCCGCATGCGCCCTGTCCGCTTCCTCGTTCTTGCATGTCTGATCCTGCTCGGCGGCTGCGCCAGCAGCGGCTCCTGGGTGGAACTGGCCGGCACGCGCTATCAGGTGGAGCTGGCGCAGAACGCTGCCGACCGCACCAAGGGGCTGATGTTCCGCGATGCCATGGACGAAGATCGCGGCATGCTGTTCATCCATGACCGCCAGGAACCGATGGCGTACTGGATGAAAAACACCAAGATCGCGCTGGACATCCTGTATTTCGACAACCAGCGCCGGCTGGTGTCCCAGCAGCGCGACGTGCCGCCGTGTTCGGCCGGCGATGCCTGCCCGCCCTACCCCAGCAGGGCGCCGGCCCGCTATGTGCTGGAGCTCAATGCCGGCCAGGCGGCCAAGCTCAACCTGCAGGACGGGACCGAGCTTGTTTTCAGCCCGGATATTCCCAAGCTGAAGTGATTCACAGCGATGCGGTGTCTCCTGTCAGGAAGTACCGGACTTGAACCCCGCGCCGCTTGCCGACACTCTGTCGGCATGGTCGACATGCTCCCACTTCCCCATTGGACCGCGCTCGCCAGCCTGGACGACGATGCGGTGCCGTTGATGTCCACCGCGCTGCTGATCGCGCGCGACGAATATCCGCAGCTGGACGCCGAGTTGTACGACACGCTCGTGCAGAGCCACGTCGAGCACCTGCGCCGCGAGGTGGATGCGATCGATCTGTGGCCATTGAAGATGGCGGCGGTCAATCGCTACCTGTTCGACGAGCTGGGCTATTCGGGCAATCACGACGAGTACTACGACCCGCGCAACAGCTATCTCAACCAGGTGTTCGAGCGCCGGCTGGGCAACCCGATCTCGCTGGCGATGGTGCAGATCGAAGTCGCCCGGCGCCTGGGCATCCCGCTGGCCGGGGTGTCGTTTCCCGGCCATTTCCTGGTCCGGCTGCCGGTGGACGACGGCGTGCTGGTGATGGACCCGTTCAATGGCGGCCGCCCGCTGGGCGTGGACGAGTTGCGCGAACGCGCGCGTCCGCACCTGGGCGGCGAAATTCCCGACGACCGTGCCCTGGCGCAGATCCTCGACCCCGCCCCGCACCGGGCGATCCTGATCCGCATCCTGCGCAATCTGCACGGCGTCTACGCCGATGCCGAACACTGGGACCGCGCCGCACGCAGCGCCGACCGCATCCTGAAGCTGGTGCCCGACCAGCCCGAAGCGCTGCGCGACCGCGGCATGGCGTATCTGCACCTGGGCCACCGCAACGGTGCCCGGCATGATCTGTCGCGTTATCTGCTGCTCAATCCCGGCGCCCAGGATGCTGCAAACCTGCACGAGCATCTGGTGGAATTGAACAGTCAGCGCGCCCGGGCGCACTGACTGTTGCTGTCAGGAAACCATTCAAGGCGCTACTGGGGTTTACCCTGAGGAGACCTTGGCACCTGATAGGAGGTTATATACTCTCCATTCGCACCATATATAACCACTATATTATAGTTAGCGTCACTGTAAACCACCTGCGCACTACAAGGACAGTTTGCCTGAGCTGTCAGCATTCCGTTCGATTGCGCCATACCACCCTGTGCACTGGTTCCTATAGGCAGTTGAGATGCTGCACCTGGCACAAGGGATAACACTGCTAACACATCGTTGTTAAGAGCGTTAATCTGAACGAATTTAAGACCCGCCTTCTCGAAAACATACACTTTAAACAGCGGCGACAGGCTTAGATTTGCCTTGCCAGCCGGCAACCGCTCACCCATGCCCTGAATCAGGGACTGCTGGCCAGTGGTGGAACCAATCGCCCCGAATGGCACTGCAAAGGCCAAGGCAAACATCGCCGCACGCATCGATACCTTCAACATAAAAAATCCTTTTAATATTGAAATGATTTCGGAGAATTGCGCATGAACAGGACTAACCGAAAAGCAATCATGGTTCTGGCAGACATTATTGGCTGCCCACGCAAGCTACTCTTCTAAAATTCGTATTTCAACCTCCCCACATGAAATTCTTAGCCAAGAAGATAATTCCATTATTCTCCAGAGATAAGATCAATAAAATTCTCTGACCGGCATCTCTTCAGTCAATCTCCACCATCTCGAAGTCGTCCTTGGTCACGCCGCAGTCCGGGCAAGTCCAGGTCTCGGGCACGTCTTGCCAGGCGGTGCCGGGGGCGATGCCTTCTTCGGGGATGCCGTCGGCCTCGTGGTAGAGAAATCCGCAGACCACGCACATCCAGGTGCGGTAGGTGGTGGTGGATGTGTCGCTCATTGGATAATCGCGGTCACGCAACGGTGGGCCTGCATTGTCCCATCCCACCCACCTCTTTCGGAAGCGCTGTCATGCCCAACCGCCTCAACGTCCGCGGCGTTTACCTGATCACTCCCGATGAGCCCAACACGCAGCGCCTGCTGCTGCGCACCGCACCGTTGCTGCCTGCGATCGCCTGGCTGCAATACCGCAACAAGCAGGCAGACACGGCCCTGCGGCTGCGCCAGGCAAGCGCGCTGCGCGAGGCCTGCGCGGTGCACGGGGTGCCGTTGATCATCAATGACGATGCGCAGCTGGCCGCGCAGGTCGGTGCGCAGGGCGTGCACCTGGGCGAGGACGATGGCGATGTGCCGGCGGCACGCGCGCTACTGGGCGAGCAGGCGATCATCGGGGTGTCGTGCTACGACGAGATCGATCGCGCCCGCGCCGCAGCTGCCGCAGGTGCCAGCTACGTGGCCTTCGGTGCGTTTTTCCCGACCACGACCAAAGTGACGACGCGTCGTGCCACGCCTGCGTTGCTACAGCAAGCTGGAGAGTTGGGAGTGCCACGGGTAGCGATTGGCGGCATCACGGCGGCGCAGGTGCCCGCGTTGGTTGCAGCAGGTGCCGAGTTGGTTGCAGTGGTCAGTGGCGTGTACGCCGCGCCGGATCCGGTTGCAGCAGTGCAGGCATATCGGGCCGGGTTTGCGCGGTAGCGTGGCTGGCAGACGACAGCGCTGCCCTCGACACGTGCTGTCCAAGACGCCAGACGCAAGACCATGAAGATTTCGAGTCGTAACGATGTTTTATGCAGTCGGAAGCTCAGGTCAAAAGCTTGGTCAGTCGAGGGCGCGGCGCCCTCACCGCTTGCGGGACACGCCGTGAATCCGTCCGTGGAGGCTCGGTGGCGGCATCCATGCCGCCACACGGTCCCGCAAGCGGTAAGGACACCGCACCAGAGAGTGAGTCGGTTGCTTTTTTTTGAAGCCTTAGGTTGATCGCCTTGCGTGGCAAAGATGATCCGCGGCGTTCTTCAAACAACGCAAGTCATGCTTTGCTCTCACTATGCATACCGACACTCTCGACTGGTCCTTGCCGCCCACCGTCGCGGGATCTTACGCGGCATGGATGCCGCGTAAGAGCCTACAGGGGCGTACTTGCGGCGTGTCCCGCGATGGCAGGCGGGCAAGGGCACTGCAGCCAAACCACAGATCAACCGCTCTGCAAGTGATCTGTCCGCATCATCCACCCCACTCAAGACAACCGAATGATCGAGTCGTCGCATCGGATAGATGCAGGCAAAGCTCGGTGGACCGAGGGCGCGCTGCCCTCGCCGCACCAGAATGTTGATCGTGACTCGGTAAAAAGATCGCGCGGGTCGCGTGTCTTATCAAGGCCGTTGAAGCTGATTGAAGTCCCATCACCGCAAAAAAAAGCAGCGACGCGTGCCATCACGCGTCGCTGCTGGTTTTGACTCCGTCGCCTGACGCGATTAGAAGTCGTAGCTCAGCGTCACCCGGCCCGAGCGCGGCGCCTGGTAGGCCACGACCTGATCCCAGAGCGGGTTGGTGGTGTTGTCGGGCAACTGCGAGAACGGGTAGATGTTGGTCGCAGTCTGCTCGTTGGTGATGTTGAACACATCCAGGCGCAGCGCCAGCTTGCCGTCGGCGAACGCCGGCTTGTAGGTCACGCCCATGTCGAGCTGGGCGATCCAGCCCAGGCGGCCCTGCGAGCCCGGAGGCGATGCACTGCCGGTGCCGGTTTCCGGGTTGTAGCAGTAGTGGTACGGCCCGCCGGTGATCGCACTGCCGCCGTAACCGGCCGGATCGCGGCCGCTGTACTCGGTGCCGTAGTAGTTACCCAGGCAGTTATGCGGTGCGCCGGAGATCAGGCTGAAGTTGGCCGAAGCGCCCCATTGCGGGTTAAACTGATAGAAACCGAACAGCTTGAGCTGATGACGGTGGTCGTTGGATTGATCGCCGTTGAAATGCTCCATCAACGCTGCATGGTCCCAGCTCTGCGTGGTCGAGACCGAGGCCTGGCCCTGGTAGCTGCCCAGCGCGCCGCCGGTGCGCCACAGGTCCGAACGTACCTGGCCTTCGGTGGTGCCGTAGCTATGCGACCAGACGTAATTGACCTTGGCGTACCACTTGCCGTCGAACGGGCGCTCCAGATTGAATTCCACCGCCGAGTAGTTGCGCTTGAACTTCGGGAAACCCGCCGCTTCGCGACTCACCGACACTTCGTGGAACTGACCGTCGGTGCCGATCACGCCCCAGGTGTTGGTCTGGCCCGGATTGATCAGCGATGCGCCGGCCACCTGCGAGAAGTCGATGGTGACACCCTGCGCGGCCGCGGCGTTGATCAACGCGGTGTTGGAGACGTCGTAGTTCTGATCGTCGATGCCGGCATTGAGCCGACGATGCGTGCCGCGTACGCCCAGCACCCAGCCGGTGTCCAGCTGTTTGGTGAAGCCGAGGATGACTTCGTCCTGGTTCTCGCCCTCGATGTCCTTGACCACCGCGGTACGCACATCGGCGATGCGACCGAAGCGCGAGTTGGCCGACACCGCCGACCCCAGCTGCTGCGCCAGGATCGGCGTGCCGTCGGCGTTGATGCCGCTATAGGTGAAGTAGGTATCGGTGGTGGTGGCCGGGGTGAACAGGCTCACTGCCGACAACGGCAGACCGAGGTAGTAACGGCCGACGTTGCCGAACACCTTCAGGCTGGAATCGCCGTTGACGTCCCAGCTGAAGCCCAGGCGCGGCGCCCAGGCATTGTCCACTTCGATGTAGGGGTCGCCGAACGGGGTGTAGTTGGTGAATTCGTCCTTGCGCAGGCCCAGGCTGAGCAGCAGGTTGTCGGTGACCTGCCACTTGTCTTCGATGTAATAAGCGCGCTGTTTGGCCTCATACGAATACAGGCTGGTGTTGATGTTGCGTACCACGTAGTAGCCGCTGGAGCCGTTGACCGGATCGACCAGGCCCGGGCTCGGTGCACCGATGCCGCCGGCTTCGTTGGCGGACTGGCTGACCAACCCGCCGGTCGCCAGCCCATTGGGATCGTTGGTCTGCCCGTAGGTCCACGCAAAGCCCGGACCTGACAGCACCGAGCCGACATCGATACCTTCGGACTTCTGGTTGTCGATACCGAAGTTGAGCGTGTGATGGCCGATGCGCCATTCCAGATTGAGGCGCTGATTGTCCTTCTTGTACTCGCGGTCAGGCGAACTGACTGAAGTCACTAGTTGGTTGCCGATACGCGGCGTACCGCCGGTGTACGCCGGATTCTGCAGCGCGGCGCTATTGATGACGGGCCCGCCAGCCGCGTTGTAGTTGAACGGGGTCAGCTCGTCGGGCGTGGTCATCTTGCCGTACAGCGCAGTCACGGTGAGGTTGTCGCCGAGGTAGCCGGTGTACTTGCCGGTGAACAGGGTCGGGCCAGTTTTCCAGGTGGATTCATCGGTGAAATAACTGCCGCGCTGGCGATTGACATAGTCGTAGCGGTAGATCGACCCGTTGGTTTCGGCCTCGTCGCTGGCGCCGGTCACCTCGATCAGGTGATTGTCGGTGATGTTCCAGTCCACCTTGGCGTACCAGCGCTTCTGCTTGTAGTCGTAATCGGTGAGGCCGCCGGTGCGGCCGTTGTCGGTGTCGCGATTGGTGCCCACGCGTACGCCGTCCGAATCGACCTGCTCGGCGGCCAGGAAGAAGAACAGCTTGTCCTGGATGATCGGCCCGCCGACATAGGCGCTGTAGGTGGTCTGGTTGGCTTCGGCCTCGCTGGCCGGCTGATACAGACCGTTGGCCGCGCGCGCATAACGGTAGGCGGCGTTGTTGACGGTGCTGCCCTGGCTGTCCGGGCGCCAGTAGATATCGCGCTGGTTGGCGCGCAGGCCGTTGGGCTCCCAGATGACGGCGGCGCCGAACTTCCACTCGTTGGTGCCGCGCTTGCCGATCTGGTTGATGACACCGCCATTGGAGCGGCCGAACTGCGCGCCGTAGCCGCCGGTGAAGATTTCCTGCTGGTCGATGGCGCCGTACGGCAGGGTCAGGCCGCCCAGGTTGTTGCTGATGGTGGTGGTGTTGAAGCCGTTGAGGTAGTAAGCGTTTTCGCTGGCGGCCGAGCCACCGAAGCTGGGCAGCGAGCCGCCGAGCGGTCCGTTGTCGAAGCCGCCGCTGTTGACCACCACGCCCGGCGCCAGCAACGCGATCGCCTCGGCGGTACGCCCCAGCGGCAGCTGCGCCAACTGTTCGGAGGTGACCACGGTGCGGGTGTCCACGCTGCTGACGTCGATGGTGGCCAGGCTGGCGGCACTGACGGTGACGCTGTCCAGGGTCTGCAAGCCGCTCCCCGCGGCGCTGGCGGCAGCAAACGACACATCGGTGTTGGCGCCGACGGTGATGCTGACGTTTTCGCGGGTTTCCACCACCGCGCCGTCGCGCTTGACCGTCACCTTGTAGGTGCCCAGCGGCAGATTGCCGGCGGTGTAACGGCCGCGCGCATCCACCGGCACTTCGCGACTGAAACCGCTGTTGTTTTCCACCAGCACGCTGGTGCCGCTGCTCTGTCCCACGCTGCCGACGATGCTGCCGCTGGTGGACTGCGCGTGGACGCTCCCCATGGCCACGACCAGCGCCAACGCCAAGGCACGCTTCTGGATACTACGGTTCATGCTTTCTCCCCAAGATGGACACTGCCGGCAACGCGGCTAACTGAACGGGGCCAACGGCCACCGGAATCACACTTTCTGAACATCGGCAGCCGGGCGCCAATGACCGCACGCCATCAGCTCATACCCAAACTGTCGATACCGTCGCGTTCGATCATAGGCAGCCAAGTTCCCCTACCCGGCGGCTCCGACGGGTAGGCGGGCCACTGTCGGGTAGGCGCGCGAGCCCGCAGGCCTGACAATGGCGGACGCGATGCCCGCTACCGGGCATCGCTGCCCCCATCGATATTCCTCAAGGATCTGCGCGCATGAATCACACCCGCTCCCACGCCCTGTTCGCCCAGGCGCAGACCCTGTTGCCCGGGGGCGTCAATTCCCCCGTGCGGGCGTTCAAGTCGGTCGGCGGCGAGCCGTTCTTCGTGGCGCGCGCCGACGGCCCGTATCTGTACGACGTCGACGACAACCGCTACATCGACTACGTGGGCTCGTGGGGCCCGATGATCGCCGGCCACAACCACCCCGCCGTGCGCGAGGCGGTGGAACGCGCCATCCGCGATGGACTGTCGTTCGGTGCGCCATGCGCCGCCGAGGTCACCATGGCCGACACCATCACCCGGCTGGTGCCCTCGTGCGAGATGGTGCGCATGGTCAACTCCGGTACCGAGGCCACGCTGTCGGCAGTGCGCCTGGCGCGCGGCGCCACCGGGCGCAATCGCATCGTCAAGTTCGAAGGCTGCTATCACGGCCACGGCGACTCGTTCCTGGTCAAGGCCGGCAGCGGCATGCTGACGCTGGGCGTGCCTACGTCGCCGGGTGTGCCGGCGGGCCTGAGCGAGCTGACCGCCACGCTCAGCTTCAACGACTTCGAAGGCGCCACCGCGCTGTTCGACGAGATCGGCGCCGACGTGGCGGCGGTGATCATCGAGCCGGTGGTGGGCAACGCCAACTGCATACCGCCGCTGGCCGGCTACCTGCAGCATCTGCGCACGCTGTGCACGCGGCATGGCGCGCTGCTGATCTTCGACGAGGTGATGACCGGGTTCCGCGTCGCGCTGGGTGGCGCGCAGGTGCTGTACGGGGTGACGCCGGACCTGACCACCTTCGGCAAGATCATCGGCGGCGGCATGCCGGTGGGCGCGTATGGCGGGCGGCGCGAGCTGATGGAGCAGATCGCGCCCTCCGGGCCGATCTACCAGGCCGGTACCTTGTCGGGCAATCCGGTGGCGATGGCGGCCGGCCTGGCGATGCTGGAGCTGGTGCAGGAACCAGGCTTCCACGCCCGCCTCAGCGAGGCCACCGGCGTGTTGTGCCAGGGACTGGAAGATGCGGCGCGCGCCGCCGGCATCGCCGTCACCACCAATCGGGTCGGCGGCATGTTCGGGCTGTTCTTCACCGACGAAATCGTGGACAGCTACGCGCAGGCCACCGCCTGCGACACCACCAGTTTCAATCGCTTCTTCCACGCGATGCTGCAGCGGGGCGTGTACCTGGCACCGTCGGCGTACGAAGCCGGCTTCATGTCCAGCGCGCACGACGCTGCGGTGATCGACGCCACGCTCGCGGCCGCACGCGAGGCGTTTGCGGACGTGGCACGCTGAGGTTTGGGTCGAAACCTGCAGCAATGCAGAGCGTCTGGCGCGCATTGGCAGCGCGCGGTCGCGCGCCTGGCGCGCTTGCTGCCTGGCCTGGGTTTGCATCCACCGGCGAGGCGGCAGTGCCCGGGCGAGCGGGTATCTGCCGGCGCGCCGCCGTTGCCGACGGCGCGTGGTTGCAGGGCAGAACATCAGCGAGGTTGCCTGGCAGCGGGAATTCCCGCTTGCGGGACGTGCATCCTGCATTGGGTGAATACGCAGGCAGGCCCGCGCGTTCCTTGACCCCGCGCACAACGCGCAGCATTTCTCGCTGCGATGGCGCTCACTGAGGGCCACGCGCTTTGCTTTTGTCTTGCGGCTGTCATACCTTTCTGAAAGGTGCTCACGGATGGGCATGGGTGGGGACCCTCGAAGCAGCCGATCCGTCGTTGTCGCCATCGCGGTGACATGCCGGCCGTCGCCGCTGTTTCACTTCCGTTGTGCAGCGTGTCGAGCCGACGCGCCGCTGACGCCTGCCACGGCCGCCCTCGCCTCATGCTCAAGCCTGTTGCGTTGCTCACCCCGCGCCCGTCACCGTCGCGCGACCATGCTCTTCCCGATTGGCTGCTTGCCAGCAAGCTGGAGCCGCCACTGCCGCGCCCGGGTGCGGTAGTGCGCGAGGCATTGCTCACGGCGCTGGATCAGGCGCAGCTGCGCCCGCTCACCCTGCTGCTGGCCCCGCCGGGGTTTGGCAAGACCACCCTGCTTGCGCAATGGCATGCGCGTCGACGCGCGCACGACGATGCGGTGGCGTGGCTGTCGCTGGACGAAGAAGACGCCGATCCGGCGCGTTTTCTCGGCCATCTCGCATTGGCGCTGCAGGGTGCCGGCGCCGATCCGGCGCTGTGCGCCGGGGTGATGCACAACCGCGACCAGGACCCACGCGATGCGGCCACCGTGTTGATCCGCGCCTTGCGCGGCGCGCCGCGTCGTATCAGCGTGATCCTCGACGACTACGACCGGCCCGGCAATGGCCTGGTCGATGAGCTGGTGTTGCGCCTGGTCGAACACAGCGGCGGGCGCCTGCATCTGTTGCTGGCCACGCGCCGCGTGCCGGCATTGCCGCTGGCGCGGCTGGATCTACAGGCGCAACTCGGCCGCCTTGGCAGCGCGCAACTGGCGCTGGACAACGACGAGGCGCGCGCGCTGCTGGGGCCGCACATCCCCGCACCGGTGGTGGACGAACTGCTGCGCTACACCGAAGGCTGGCCGGTCGCGCTGCATCTGGCGCGACTGTGGCTGGAAGGCGATGCACAACGTCAGCAGGAAGTGACCGCACGTTTTTCCGGGCGCAGTGCGCAGATTGCCGCATACCTGGCCGAACAGGTGGTCAACGATCTGGATGCCGACACGCGCGATCTGCTGTTGCGCACCAGCCTGCTGGAGCGCGTCAACGCCGCGCTGGCCGACGCCGTGCGCCAACGCGACGACAGCGGCCGGCTGCTGGCGCGGCTGGAACACTTCCACGGCCTGCTGGTACCGCTGGATGGCGAGCGCGAATGGTTCCGCTATCACCCGTTGTTTGCCGACTTCCTGCAGCAATTGCTCGATCGCGACCACCCGGGCCAGGCCGTGCACCTGCATCAGCGCGCAGCGCGCTGGTTCGGCGAGCACCAGCATCTGGCCGACGCGGTGCGCCATGCCGCGCGTGGCGACTGCGGCGACCTGGCCGCCAGCTACATCGCGCGCGCCGGCACCTGGCAGTTACTGCTGACCCACGGCATGCATGCGGTACGCGCGTTGCTGCGCCATTTCGATCATCGCAGCATCCGCGACACGCCGGCACTGAATCTCACCCAGGCGTACCTGCACCTGAAACTGGGTGAGTTCAGTCATGCACGCCTGTTGCTGGAACGCTTTCGCGATTTCCCGGCCGCCGTGCGCGAGCCGCTGCAGCGCGACTACACCGTGGTGGTGGCGTTGTTGCGCGACCGCCTGGACGAAATCTGCGGCAATCCGCACGGCCTGACCCAGATTGCCGCGCAAGCGAACGCATTGGACGAAGACGATCATCTGGGCCGCGGCACCTTGCTGTGCATTTGTGCAACGACCGCGCTGGCACAGGGCGGGTTTGCGGTGGCCGAGCGCTATGCGTTGGCTGCGCGCGATGCGATGCACCGCGGCGGCAGCGATCTGGGCGCCAGCCAGGCGTTGCTCTGGCTTGGCCAGAGCTTTTTCTACCGCGGGCGGCTCGGCGACGCCGAAACCTGTTACCGGCAAGCGCTGCACTGGTGCACACGCACGCCGCAACTGGACCGCGTGCTGGAAGCTGCCGGCAGCTGCCTGCTCGCGCAGGTGCACTACGAGCGCGGTCGCCACGACGATGCCGCCGACCTGCTGCATCCGGCGCTGGAACTGCTCGAGCAACACGATGGCAGCGCGGACGTGCTGGCGGCCGCGTACGACACCGCGCTGGGCCTGGAACGCGTGCGTGATCACAGCGGCCGCAGCGCGCTGGTGTTGCTTGAGCATGTCGAGCAGATCGCGCATGGGCGCAAGCTGACGCGGCTGTCGGAGCTGGCGTCGGCCTGGCGACTGATGTTGCTGCTGGAGCATCCCGGCAACGCCGCCATCGACGTGGTGATCGCGCGCACCGGTGGGGAATCCGGGTTGGCGCATACCCTGCGCTCGGCGCATCGTTGGCGCGATCGCGCGGCGATGGGCTTTGCATTGGCGCGGTGGCATCGTCTGGCCGGGCGCAGCAATGCGGCGCTGACCATTCTCGGCCAGATCGAGCAGGCCTGTCTGAGCAACGACAATGCCTGCCATCTCGCGCGCACCCGCGCGCGCATCGCGCTGGTCCTGCAGCAACGCGGCGAGCTGCTCGCCGCCCTGCCGCATTTGTACAGCGCGCTGGACCATGTGGCGCTGACGCAGAGCTGGCAGGCGATCGTCGAACTCGGCTTGCCCGCCAAGGCGATGCTGCGTTCGCTGCGTCAGCACGACCCGCATACCGTCGGCGGCACCACGCGCGCATTGACCATCCAGGCGCTGCTTGAACGCCTCAGTGGCGATGAGGATCCCG
This genomic window contains:
- a CDS encoding LuxR C-terminal-related transcriptional regulator, whose amino-acid sequence is MLKPVALLTPRPSPSRDHALPDWLLASKLEPPLPRPGAVVREALLTALDQAQLRPLTLLLAPPGFGKTTLLAQWHARRRAHDDAVAWLSLDEEDADPARFLGHLALALQGAGADPALCAGVMHNRDQDPRDAATVLIRALRGAPRRISVILDDYDRPGNGLVDELVLRLVEHSGGRLHLLLATRRVPALPLARLDLQAQLGRLGSAQLALDNDEARALLGPHIPAPVVDELLRYTEGWPVALHLARLWLEGDAQRQQEVTARFSGRSAQIAAYLAEQVVNDLDADTRDLLLRTSLLERVNAALADAVRQRDDSGRLLARLEHFHGLLVPLDGEREWFRYHPLFADFLQQLLDRDHPGQAVHLHQRAARWFGEHQHLADAVRHAARGDCGDLAASYIARAGTWQLLLTHGMHAVRALLRHFDHRSIRDTPALNLTQAYLHLKLGEFSHARLLLERFRDFPAAVREPLQRDYTVVVALLRDRLDEICGNPHGLTQIAAQANALDEDDHLGRGTLLCICATTALAQGGFAVAERYALAARDAMHRGGSDLGASQALLWLGQSFFYRGRLGDAETCYRQALHWCTRTPQLDRVLEAAGSCLLAQVHYERGRHDDAADLLHPALELLEQHDGSADVLAAAYDTALGLERVRDHSGRSALVLLEHVEQIAHGRKLTRLSELASAWRLMLLLEHPGNAAIDVVIARTGGESGLAHTLRSAHRWRDRAAMGFALARWHRLAGRSNAALTILGQIEQACLSNDNACHLARTRARIALVLQQRGELLAALPHLYSALDHVALTQSWQAIVELGLPAKAMLRSLRQHDPHTVGGTTRALTIQALLERLSGDEDPASDVFSERELEVLAQLARGYSNKQIARHLHLSENTVKFHLKNLYRKLDARSRESALAQALQRGVLRGEDMQHAADAPPH